The Holophagales bacterium genome has a segment encoding these proteins:
- a CDS encoding YkgJ family cysteine cluster protein: METRRLTSELGLPGGIVRIEMDVPMGDVPMERLLPALQATADALVSHAAAQSVAEGKPVSCAAACGACCRQLVPIAPAEARQLAVLVEGLPEPRRAVVKERFAEALRRAGEAGLLPGLEAREASGGGTARETALAYFRLGIPCPFLESESCSIYEDRPIACREYLVTSPPANCAAPTRESIDTVHLPTRVWAAVAWEEEGSEDFAKATWLPLVLSLVWAAKNPRGQAPKPGPELLRSVYARFSRDRTREGKRG, from the coding sequence GTGGAAACGCGCCGGCTGACCTCGGAGCTGGGCCTTCCCGGCGGGATCGTCCGGATCGAGATGGACGTCCCGATGGGTGACGTGCCGATGGAGCGGCTCCTCCCGGCCCTGCAGGCGACGGCGGACGCCCTCGTCTCGCACGCGGCCGCGCAGTCGGTCGCCGAAGGGAAGCCGGTCTCCTGTGCCGCCGCGTGCGGCGCCTGCTGCCGGCAGCTCGTCCCCATCGCGCCGGCCGAGGCCCGGCAGCTGGCGGTCCTCGTCGAAGGGCTTCCCGAGCCGCGCCGCGCGGTCGTGAAGGAGCGATTCGCCGAGGCACTGCGGCGAGCCGGAGAAGCGGGGCTCCTTCCCGGGCTCGAGGCAAGGGAGGCGTCCGGGGGCGGTACCGCCAGAGAGACCGCCCTTGCATACTTCCGCCTCGGAATCCCCTGCCCGTTCCTCGAGTCCGAGAGCTGCTCGATCTACGAGGACAGGCCCATCGCCTGCCGCGAGTACCTCGTGACCTCTCCGCCCGCCAACTGCGCTGCGCCGACCCGCGAGTCCATAGACACCGTCCACCTCCCGACGCGCGTCTGGGCGGCCGTCGCATGGGAGGAGGAGGGGAGCGAGGACTTCGCGAAGGCCACCTGGCTGCCGCTCGTTCTCTCCCTCGTCTGGGCGGCGAAGAACCCTCGCGGTCAGGCTCCCAAACCGGGGCCCGAGCTCCTCCGCAGCGTCTACGCGCGCTTCTCGCGTGACCGGACGAGAGAGGGGAAACGGGGATGA
- a CDS encoding protein kinase — protein sequence MTVEAGRKLGRYVLSRKLGAGGMAEVWEAFDEGLHRSVAVKVVRDEIAGEAEFRERFIREARLAAQLEHPRILPIYDFGTEAGVTYLVMPLLPGGSLKERISGPMPADEAVEALAAIAAALDHAHARGVLHRDVKPANVLVDASGSLLLADFGLAKNTAVSSELTAAGMVIGTPAYMAPEQAIGRPVDSRADQYALGIVAFELLTGRTPFRSESPFAILDKHLREAPPPPSAFVPGLSPAVDAILAKALAKKPEDRFGTCRQMVEGLAAALGASMPLRASTAMRAAPLLDPTWISGSATPPPGTPPPAPRPAHLTLPAPNTAVTVRRSATSAPATGAVIAAIVVVALLFIGVAGGVGWMLFGSKGAPVGPVAGGADLPTPMPAGAVPSPVSEPAGTGDTTAEGLPPGETPAPADDAGRITIEELGVPTAPPTAASGPTPVPVRSVAPASSAAAPTPVPLPVVVPSPVEPQRPAEPAGTASSAGKLERVVPFRTNESVPVGIEDRFITIEAVEVTSWPKPDEVRKAEGKPGETTKLTVKFTYANRDDDDWKCIYRVQVLDEKGTEIGSGVQERTLNGTEAGDTNRVSVQMKTLDFPRAARLRVRIIARPD from the coding sequence ATGACGGTCGAGGCGGGGCGGAAGCTGGGGCGCTACGTCCTCTCGCGCAAGCTGGGCGCAGGGGGAATGGCCGAGGTCTGGGAGGCGTTCGACGAGGGGCTCCACCGCAGCGTCGCCGTGAAGGTCGTCCGCGACGAGATCGCGGGGGAGGCCGAGTTCCGCGAGCGCTTCATCCGCGAGGCACGCCTCGCGGCGCAGCTCGAGCACCCCCGCATCCTCCCGATCTACGACTTCGGGACGGAGGCGGGCGTCACCTACCTCGTCATGCCGCTCCTGCCGGGCGGAAGCCTGAAGGAGAGGATCAGCGGGCCGATGCCGGCCGACGAGGCCGTGGAGGCGCTCGCCGCCATCGCCGCGGCGCTCGACCACGCGCACGCGCGCGGCGTCCTCCACCGCGACGTGAAGCCGGCGAACGTCCTCGTCGACGCCTCGGGAAGCCTCCTCCTCGCCGACTTCGGCCTCGCCAAGAACACCGCGGTCTCCTCCGAGCTGACGGCGGCCGGAATGGTCATCGGTACGCCTGCGTACATGGCCCCGGAGCAGGCGATCGGCCGGCCGGTCGACTCCCGGGCCGACCAGTACGCCCTCGGCATCGTGGCGTTCGAGCTGCTCACCGGCCGGACGCCGTTTCGGAGCGAGTCGCCCTTCGCCATCCTCGACAAGCACCTGCGCGAGGCGCCTCCGCCGCCCTCCGCCTTCGTCCCGGGCCTCTCGCCCGCGGTCGACGCCATCCTCGCGAAGGCGCTGGCCAAGAAGCCGGAGGACCGCTTCGGGACCTGTCGCCAGATGGTCGAGGGGCTTGCCGCGGCGCTCGGCGCCTCGATGCCGTTGCGGGCCTCCACGGCCATGAGGGCCGCGCCGCTCCTCGACCCGACGTGGATCTCGGGCTCGGCGACGCCCCCTCCGGGGACCCCTCCGCCCGCGCCGCGTCCGGCGCACCTGACGCTGCCTGCCCCGAATACGGCGGTCACGGTCAGGCGTTCGGCGACTTCCGCTCCCGCGACGGGAGCGGTCATCGCCGCGATCGTCGTCGTCGCGCTCCTCTTCATCGGCGTTGCGGGAGGCGTCGGCTGGATGCTCTTCGGGTCGAAGGGAGCTCCCGTCGGGCCCGTCGCAGGGGGCGCGGACCTGCCGACGCCGATGCCGGCCGGGGCGGTACCCTCTCCAGTTTCGGAACCGGCGGGGACCGGTGACACGACGGCGGAAGGCCTTCCTCCCGGTGAGACACCGGCTCCGGCCGACGATGCGGGGAGGATCACCATCGAGGAGCTCGGCGTGCCGACGGCGCCGCCGACGGCTGCTTCGGGTCCGACGCCGGTTCCCGTCCGGAGCGTGGCGCCGGCCTCGTCAGCGGCCGCTCCCACCCCCGTGCCGCTGCCCGTCGTCGTCCCGTCCCCGGTGGAGCCGCAGAGGCCAGCGGAACCCGCGGGCACCGCGAGCTCCGCTGGGAAGCTCGAGCGCGTCGTCCCCTTCCGGACGAACGAGTCGGTACCCGTCGGGATCGAGGACCGTTTCATCACGATCGAGGCGGTCGAGGTGACGAGCTGGCCGAAGCCGGACGAGGTCCGGAAGGCCGAGGGAAAGCCGGGCGAGACGACGAAGCTGACGGTGAAGTTCACGTACGCGAACCGCGACGACGACGACTGGAAGTGCATCTATCGCGTCCAGGTCCTCGACGAGAAGGGGACGGAAATCGGCTCCGGCGTCCAGGAGCGGACGCTGAACGGAACCGAGGCGGGAGACACGAACCGCGTCTCCGTGCAGATGAAGACGCTCGACTTTCCGAGGGCCGCCAGGCTCCGGGTGAGGATCATCGCCCGTCCCGATTGA
- a CDS encoding protein kinase, translating into MSLPSGSRLGPFEVVLPLGSGGMGEVYLARDPRIGREVALKVLSTGVAADPQKVARFGREAHLLAQLNHPNIAALYEFDEDGATRFLVLEYVPGETLAERIRRGRPPVREALETGRQMAVALEAAHRSGIIHRDLKPANVKVTPDGRLKLLDFGLAKALEGESAPATPPDGISAADTHEGLVVGTAAYMSPEQARGLTLDAKTDLWSFGCVLFELLTGRQAFSGSSISDVLASILVREPDWNALPEDTPVGARLLLQRCLHKDAARRPADAGLIATEIEEILSGRSAGAETKALHGAAWPRRRRLFRRAAFVCLGLAVMAAAALVALRSWREIPAAQRPLPDAKVLAVLPFRDLTGRADGPLVADGLAETLSAQLARAPGVQVLTPLATAAFRDDADGARLSRQLGATLVLRGSVQRAGELVRVSWLLVAGSGGAPLGGDTQTGPADDLFALQDRVAAGVAAALGLATAPGAAPSGPKGEVSQERYLAALGHLQKYQDAASVDAAIVLLEKLCAEEAAWAPAHAALARAYLAKRFLTREPVWLDRAREAGLRAERIDGALPEVQLTMGRVATESGDPEGAAAAFRKVLDRQSADVEALLGLADALVLAGKAGDAEGAARRALVASPSYWAVHNKLGIVLVSSGRVEEAVAAFRRAVELAPENALSLVNLGSALVLAGRLEDASRALGRSIDVEPTAQALSALGTVEYYRGRFDEAVARCEEAVALLPGFSTLWVNLGDARRWSASSRHRAAEAYARAIAAAGQDLRVNPRDVDAHLALAASYAKTGRTAEAAPHVAAAVAADPENPDVLYQAAVCEAAAGRNPEAADLLARAVARGAPRWQVDADPELGAVRASAAYREKAARVGTARPGKR; encoded by the coding sequence ATGTCGCTCCCTTCAGGGTCCCGCCTGGGCCCATTCGAGGTCGTTCTCCCCCTCGGCTCCGGGGGGATGGGAGAGGTGTACCTCGCGCGCGACCCGAGGATCGGCCGGGAGGTCGCGCTCAAGGTCCTCTCGACGGGCGTGGCGGCCGATCCGCAGAAGGTCGCCCGTTTCGGGCGCGAGGCGCATCTCCTCGCCCAGCTGAACCACCCGAACATCGCGGCGCTCTACGAGTTCGACGAGGACGGCGCCACGCGCTTCCTCGTTCTCGAGTACGTTCCCGGAGAGACGCTGGCGGAGAGGATCCGGCGCGGACGGCCGCCGGTGAGGGAGGCGCTCGAGACCGGCCGGCAGATGGCGGTCGCGCTGGAGGCCGCCCACCGCAGCGGGATCATCCACCGTGACCTGAAGCCCGCGAACGTGAAGGTGACGCCCGACGGACGGCTGAAGCTCCTCGACTTCGGCCTCGCGAAGGCCCTCGAAGGGGAGAGCGCGCCCGCGACGCCTCCCGACGGCATCTCGGCGGCCGACACGCACGAGGGTCTCGTCGTCGGCACGGCGGCCTACATGAGCCCCGAGCAGGCGCGGGGTCTCACGCTCGACGCGAAGACGGACCTCTGGTCGTTCGGCTGCGTCCTCTTCGAGCTGCTCACCGGCCGCCAGGCGTTCTCGGGGAGCTCGATCTCGGACGTCCTGGCTTCGATCCTGGTGCGCGAGCCCGACTGGAACGCCCTGCCCGAAGACACCCCTGTCGGCGCCCGGCTTCTGCTCCAGCGATGCCTGCACAAAGACGCGGCCCGCCGACCTGCGGACGCCGGGCTCATCGCGACCGAGATCGAGGAGATCCTCTCGGGCCGTTCCGCGGGCGCGGAGACGAAGGCTCTACACGGGGCCGCCTGGCCGCGCCGGCGCCGTCTGTTCCGGAGGGCCGCGTTCGTCTGTCTCGGACTTGCCGTGATGGCCGCCGCCGCGCTCGTGGCTCTCCGCTCGTGGCGGGAAATACCGGCGGCCCAGCGGCCGCTCCCGGACGCGAAAGTCCTCGCCGTCCTTCCGTTCCGGGACCTGACCGGAAGGGCGGACGGCCCGCTGGTCGCGGATGGCCTCGCGGAAACCCTCTCGGCACAGCTCGCCCGCGCCCCGGGTGTCCAGGTCCTCACACCGCTGGCGACGGCCGCCTTTCGCGACGACGCCGACGGGGCGCGGCTCTCGCGGCAGCTCGGGGCGACACTCGTCCTCCGGGGCTCCGTCCAGCGTGCGGGAGAGCTCGTCCGCGTGAGCTGGCTCCTGGTCGCGGGGTCCGGAGGGGCTCCGCTCGGGGGCGACACGCAGACCGGTCCCGCGGACGACCTCTTCGCGCTGCAGGACCGGGTCGCCGCGGGCGTCGCCGCGGCCCTGGGCCTGGCGACGGCGCCCGGTGCCGCCCCCTCGGGGCCGAAGGGTGAGGTATCGCAGGAGAGGTATCTCGCCGCGCTCGGGCACCTGCAGAAGTACCAGGACGCGGCGTCGGTCGACGCCGCCATCGTGCTGCTCGAGAAGCTCTGCGCCGAAGAGGCGGCGTGGGCCCCGGCTCACGCCGCGCTCGCGCGGGCCTACCTCGCGAAGAGGTTCCTCACGCGCGAGCCGGTCTGGCTGGACCGGGCGCGCGAGGCGGGACTTCGGGCGGAGCGGATCGACGGCGCGCTCCCCGAGGTGCAGCTGACGATGGGGCGGGTCGCCACGGAGTCGGGTGATCCCGAGGGCGCGGCCGCCGCGTTCCGGAAGGTCCTCGACCGCCAGAGTGCCGACGTGGAGGCGCTCCTCGGCCTCGCCGATGCCCTCGTCCTGGCGGGGAAAGCCGGCGACGCGGAGGGGGCGGCCCGGCGCGCTCTCGTCGCGAGCCCCTCGTACTGGGCGGTGCACAACAAGCTCGGCATCGTCCTCGTCTCGTCGGGGCGGGTCGAGGAGGCGGTGGCGGCCTTCCGCCGCGCGGTGGAGCTGGCCCCGGAGAACGCGCTCTCCCTCGTGAACCTCGGCTCCGCGCTCGTCCTGGCGGGGCGTCTCGAAGACGCCTCCCGCGCTCTGGGGCGGAGCATCGACGTCGAGCCGACGGCGCAGGCCCTCTCGGCCCTCGGCACGGTCGAGTACTACAGGGGCCGGTTCGACGAGGCGGTGGCCCGCTGCGAGGAGGCCGTCGCCCTCCTGCCGGGGTTCTCGACGCTGTGGGTCAACCTGGGCGACGCTCGCCGCTGGTCGGCCTCGTCCCGGCACAGAGCGGCCGAGGCCTACGCTCGGGCGATCGCGGCGGCCGGCCAGGACCTGCGCGTCAACCCGAGGGACGTCGACGCCCACCTCGCCCTCGCGGCGTCCTACGCCAAGACGGGCCGGACAGCCGAGGCCGCCCCCCACGTTGCTGCCGCGGTCGCGGCGGACCCCGAGAACCCCGACGTCCTGTACCAGGCGGCCGTCTGCGAGGCCGCTGCCGGGCGGAACCCCGAGGCGGCCGACCTGCTGGCCCGCGCCGTCGCGCGCGGAGCCCCCCGCTGGCAGGTCGATGCGGACCCCGAGCTGGGCGCCGTCCGTGCGTCGGCGGCGTATCGGGAGAAGGCTGCCCGAGTGGGAACGGCGAGACCAGGAAAGCGCTGA
- a CDS encoding DUF2891 domain-containing protein, giving the protein MNGAPVPVPFLRQHLCPRPASATDGRPDRLVGLRRLSWKVRGAGGVFASVASGRRRPPDDESPAARRTRGGDRHAARRLASHTLESGVRFPRLALALSIPLLAAATGAARPASTEAVAPAVAAALDEAAAGRFARLALDCVHREYPNKIAHVMNADADAKPPRALTPAFYGCFDWHSSVHGHWLLARLARLHPTAPFAAEARAALARSLTEANVAGEVAYLSAPGRVGFERPYGLAWLLALAAELREWDDPEARAWSKALAPLEAKGAEQLFAWVPKLAYPIREGEHPQTAFAFGLVLDWARGASETAKADLLARRVVELYGKDTGCPIGYEPSGQDFLSPCIAEADLMRRVLPPDRFAAWLSAFLPGLPKDGSAKWLAPGIVTDRTDGKLIHLDGLNLSRAWMLQGIAAGLPKGDARLPALRATADAHAKASLPSVTSEHYEGSHWLGTFAVYLLTERGLPASLPR; this is encoded by the coding sequence ATGAACGGCGCCCCCGTCCCGGTCCCGTTCCTCCGCCAGCACCTCTGCCCTCGGCCTGCGTCCGCGACGGACGGCAGGCCGGATCGACTCGTCGGCCTGCGCCGTCTCTCGTGGAAGGTTCGCGGCGCGGGCGGCGTCTTCGCGTCCGTCGCCTCGGGCAGACGGAGGCCTCCTGACGACGAGAGCCCTGCAGCCCGGAGAACGCGCGGAGGAGATCGTCACGCTGCGCGCCGTCTCGCGAGTCACACCCTAGAATCGGGCGTGCGATTTCCGCGTCTCGCCCTCGCTCTTTCCATCCCGCTCCTCGCCGCGGCGACGGGCGCGGCGCGCCCGGCTTCGACGGAGGCGGTTGCCCCCGCGGTCGCCGCCGCCCTCGACGAGGCGGCCGCCGGCCGCTTCGCGCGCCTCGCGCTCGACTGCGTCCACCGGGAGTACCCGAACAAGATCGCCCACGTGATGAACGCCGACGCCGACGCGAAGCCGCCGCGCGCGCTGACGCCGGCGTTCTACGGCTGCTTCGACTGGCACTCCTCCGTCCACGGCCACTGGCTCCTCGCCCGGCTCGCGAGACTCCACCCGACGGCGCCTTTCGCCGCCGAGGCCCGCGCGGCGCTCGCCAGGAGCCTGACCGAGGCGAACGTCGCAGGGGAGGTCGCCTACCTCTCGGCGCCGGGGCGGGTCGGCTTCGAGAGGCCCTACGGCCTCGCCTGGCTCCTGGCGCTCGCCGCCGAGCTGCGCGAGTGGGACGACCCCGAGGCGCGGGCGTGGTCGAAGGCGCTCGCGCCGCTCGAGGCGAAGGGCGCAGAGCAGCTCTTCGCGTGGGTCCCGAAGCTCGCCTACCCGATCCGCGAGGGAGAGCACCCGCAGACGGCGTTCGCTTTCGGCCTCGTCCTCGACTGGGCGCGCGGCGCCAGCGAGACGGCGAAGGCGGACCTCCTCGCACGCCGCGTCGTCGAGCTCTACGGCAAGGACACGGGCTGCCCGATCGGCTACGAGCCCTCCGGGCAGGACTTCCTCTCGCCCTGCATCGCCGAGGCCGACCTGATGCGGCGGGTGTTGCCGCCGGACCGGTTCGCCGCGTGGCTCTCGGCCTTCCTTCCGGGTCTCCCGAAGGACGGCTCCGCGAAGTGGCTCGCGCCCGGCATCGTGACCGATCGCACCGACGGCAAGCTCATCCACCTCGACGGCCTCAACCTCTCGCGTGCCTGGATGCTGCAGGGGATCGCCGCCGGGCTGCCGAAGGGCGACGCGCGCCTCCCCGCCCTCCGGGCCACCGCCGACGCCCACGCGAAGGCGAGCCTTCCGAGCGTCACCTCCGAGCACTACGAAGGCAGCCACTGGCTCGGGACGTTCGCCGTCTATCTCCTGACGGAGAGGGGGCTTCCGGCGTCCCTCCCGCGCTGA
- a CDS encoding DUF2492 family protein — protein sequence MTMHAHDHDHGHDHSHEGDGFVFGHEVLGILADRGGRLPVAELKSAASAAFGEQAVYGNCHGDRFDFEGLLAFLSSAGKLSLDGDHAALGRNPGCSGH from the coding sequence ATGACGATGCACGCCCACGACCATGACCACGGACACGATCACTCCCATGAGGGCGACGGCTTCGTCTTCGGCCACGAGGTCCTCGGGATTCTCGCGGACCGCGGCGGGCGGCTCCCGGTCGCCGAGCTGAAGAGCGCCGCGAGCGCGGCCTTCGGCGAGCAGGCCGTGTACGGGAACTGCCACGGCGACCGGTTCGACTTCGAGGGGCTCCTCGCCTTCCTCTCCTCGGCGGGGAAGCTCTCCCTCGACGGAGACCACGCCGCCCTCGGGCGCAACCCCGGCTGCTCCGGGCACTGA
- a CDS encoding penicillin acylase family protein, with protein sequence MRPRIGSTPRRFEAGGRSFTLRRDAHGVMHAAAVDDLALATAYGFAHAHDRALQMLLVRVIGQGRLCELLDDSPASLAIDLFMRRNLFAACSAEEAAALGGRARDLAEAYAVGVNARLARGRPWELRLLGVPDEPWRPADTLLTLRLMSFVGLAQAQGDAEIVLLQALRAGVDAAKLTRLFRPHLEGLDEGLIEAIRAVRHVPSLVPGLPPLPGLRASNNVAVAGRLSASGSALYASDPHLEVNRLPAIWYEVVGELPDGDFRTGVTVPGVPGLVMGRTRAIAGGFTYGFADTIDFVIEDVQGGRYRRAGEWRPLQERRERVLRKRGAPVEVGIFETDAGVLETPDGVTGVEDGLWLARAWTCRRDGGGASLEAILDLWSAQDVERASEAASRIAIPANWLFSGRDGRVAAQQSGLLPRRRRGTGLLPLRGWEPGDLADGTLPPASLARVLDPPEGLLVTANDGGHGAWTPVGVTLSMGSDRADRLRELLCAKLSSGHALVAEDLGDLQSDLVSGQARRLLAALDADLPDLPAVRFLRAWDRRYDASSTGAVLFERLYVAFCEELFGEGLFGAEAWRALRDASLVHPFFFRLFDDVLAREEGPEWFGACGKKAFVSRVARAALDGVDPASLPAWGDTRPVTMRHLLFGGKLPALLGFDRGPFPVVGGRATVVQGQVLHLAGREAAFCPSWRFVADLATDTAETALAGGPSDRRFSRWYASDVARWLAFERKTLMPGTGSRALAGAGGNASLQSQREQP encoded by the coding sequence GTGAGGCCGCGTATCGGAAGCACGCCCCGCCGGTTCGAGGCGGGAGGCCGGTCCTTCACCCTCCGCCGCGACGCGCACGGCGTGATGCACGCCGCCGCCGTGGACGACCTCGCGCTCGCCACGGCGTACGGATTCGCCCATGCCCACGACCGGGCCCTCCAGATGCTCCTGGTCAGGGTCATCGGCCAGGGGCGGCTCTGCGAGCTGCTCGACGACTCGCCCGCCTCCCTTGCGATCGACCTCTTCATGCGTCGAAACCTCTTCGCGGCCTGCTCGGCGGAGGAGGCCGCGGCTCTCGGCGGACGGGCGCGCGACCTGGCCGAGGCCTACGCCGTGGGCGTGAACGCCCGCCTCGCTCGCGGCCGGCCCTGGGAGCTGCGGCTCCTCGGAGTCCCGGACGAACCGTGGCGCCCTGCCGACACTCTCCTCACGCTCCGGCTCATGAGCTTCGTCGGCCTCGCGCAGGCGCAGGGAGACGCGGAGATCGTCCTCCTCCAGGCGCTGCGTGCGGGGGTCGACGCCGCGAAGCTCACCCGCCTCTTCCGCCCCCACCTCGAGGGCCTCGACGAGGGGCTCATTGAGGCGATCCGGGCCGTGCGCCACGTGCCGTCCCTCGTCCCCGGGCTCCCGCCACTTCCCGGCCTGCGCGCGAGCAACAACGTCGCCGTGGCGGGGCGCCTGTCGGCCTCGGGCTCCGCGCTCTACGCCAGCGACCCGCACCTCGAGGTGAACCGTCTGCCGGCCATCTGGTACGAGGTCGTCGGCGAGCTGCCCGACGGTGACTTCCGGACCGGCGTCACCGTGCCGGGTGTCCCGGGCCTCGTGATGGGGCGGACCCGCGCGATCGCGGGCGGATTCACCTACGGGTTCGCCGACACGATCGACTTCGTGATCGAGGACGTGCAGGGCGGGCGGTACCGGCGGGCGGGGGAGTGGCGCCCTCTGCAGGAACGTCGCGAGAGGGTCCTGCGGAAAAGGGGCGCGCCCGTCGAGGTCGGAATCTTCGAGACGGACGCGGGTGTCCTCGAGACGCCCGACGGCGTGACGGGCGTCGAAGACGGCCTCTGGCTCGCCCGCGCCTGGACCTGCCGCCGCGACGGCGGCGGCGCGTCGCTCGAGGCGATCCTCGACCTCTGGTCAGCCCAGGACGTCGAGCGCGCGTCCGAGGCCGCGTCGCGCATCGCGATACCCGCGAACTGGCTCTTCTCCGGCAGGGACGGCAGGGTCGCCGCGCAGCAGTCGGGCCTCCTCCCGCGTCGCCGGCGCGGAACGGGACTCCTGCCGCTCCGGGGCTGGGAGCCGGGGGACCTCGCCGACGGCACGCTCCCTCCGGCCTCCCTCGCCCGCGTCCTCGACCCGCCCGAGGGGCTTCTCGTCACCGCGAACGACGGCGGTCACGGCGCGTGGACGCCCGTCGGCGTCACGCTCTCGATGGGGAGCGACCGGGCCGATCGCCTCCGCGAGCTCCTCTGCGCGAAGCTGTCGTCTGGTCACGCGCTCGTGGCCGAGGACCTCGGCGACCTGCAGTCCGACCTCGTCTCCGGCCAGGCCCGGCGCCTTCTGGCGGCGCTCGACGCGGACCTGCCCGATCTCCCCGCGGTCCGCTTCCTGCGCGCCTGGGACCGGCGCTACGACGCTTCGTCGACGGGTGCCGTCCTCTTCGAGAGGCTCTACGTGGCTTTCTGCGAGGAGCTCTTCGGCGAAGGCCTCTTCGGCGCCGAGGCGTGGAGGGCCCTGCGCGACGCCTCCCTCGTCCACCCGTTCTTCTTTCGCCTCTTCGACGACGTCCTCGCCCGCGAGGAAGGTCCCGAGTGGTTCGGCGCGTGTGGGAAGAAGGCGTTCGTCTCCCGCGTCGCCCGCGCGGCGCTCGACGGCGTCGACCCGGCCTCGCTCCCCGCCTGGGGCGACACGCGCCCCGTCACCATGCGCCACCTCCTCTTCGGCGGAAAGCTCCCGGCGCTCCTCGGCTTCGACCGCGGACCCTTCCCGGTCGTCGGCGGCCGCGCGACCGTCGTCCAGGGTCAGGTCCTCCACCTCGCGGGGCGCGAGGCGGCCTTCTGCCCGTCCTGGCGCTTCGTCGCCGACCTCGCGACCGACACGGCCGAGACCGCCCTGGCCGGCGGCCCCTCCGACCGCCGCTTCTCGCGCTGGTACGCGAGCGACGTCGCGCGCTGGCTCGCCTTCGAGCGGAAGACGCTGATGCCCGGGACAGGGAGCAGGGCGCTCGCTGGCGCGGGCGGGAACGCCTCCCTACAATCGCAGCGTGAGCAGCCGTGA